GCTAAAATTTGATCTAAGTTAGATAATGGCGGTCTTAGCATTTCGTTTTTCCTTGGTAAAACTTCTTCAACAACTCCTTCTTTCAACTGTTCATTTATTATTGAAAACTTGACCCAGTCACCAGTAATAGGCGTAATCCCCATTTTTTTCAAAATACCTCTTCCTTTACAAACAACGACTGATTTATTGTCTTGTACGTAAAAAAAACCACTTAGAGCTTTAATGATCCTACCTTCCTTCATATGAACCTCCTTAAAAAGAAACCTCTACGGTGCGTACAACAGATCCATCAATAACTATTTCAAAAGCCTGAGTCCCTAATCCTGTAACTTTTACCTCCAATGAGTTTCCATCTTCTTCAATATTGTGATTTTTAGTAAAAATCAATGTATTATCACTGTTTTCCTCAACACGATAGAGCTCCACCAACACAGTACCACTTCCACCATCAAACTGAATAGGAAGCGTTCTTGTTCTAGGCTCTTCTACGTTATTTTCTTCTTGATCAGGAATAACTTCTTCTTCAACTTCTATATCTTCTATTTGAGGTGACTCAACTCCTGCACTAACTGTCAGCGATACGCTTGTTCCTTCAGGAATTTCCCTCCCAGATACAATACTTTGTTGGATCACTATATCCTCTACATACTCTTCACTGTACTCTTCTCGAACAGTACTTGAAAGATTAAGTTCTTTTAGCGATTCTCTTGCACTTTCAATAGTAGATCCCACCAAATCCGGCATTATTACCACTTCATACTCAGGCCCTTCGCTGATAACTATTTTAACAACTTCTCCTTGCGTCATTTCTGTACCTGCTCTTGGCTCCTGACTTATTACAGTTCCAGAAGGCATATCACTTGTAGCATATTCCATATCTCCTACAATAAATCCAGCTTCTTCAATCTTAAATACGGCGTTATCTTTTGACTCATACATCAAATCAGGAACTTTTACTGTTTCCATACCCGTACTAACAGTTAACTCTATAGGATAATTCTCCCTAACACTCATTCCAGCTGATGGGTTTTGTAATAATACGGTATCCTCATCTGCTTCTCGATCAAATCGATATTCTATTCTGTGCTGAAGGCCCAATTCTTCAATTTTTTCTTTGGCTTCATCCAAATGCATCCCTATAAAATCCGGAACATCAATATCTTCTGTCGTTCGAAACATGTTACTTACATAAAACAGTCCAAAAGTAAACAATAAAGCAGCAACTAAAGCCGTTATAATGCCAGCCGCTAATACAATTTTCGTTTTATGGCTATTTTTTGTTTTTTTCTTTTTTCGGAATGGCTTCTGTTCTGTCATCTTTAGTAATTCGTCCCCTTCCTTGTATCCATTTACATGTGTTGGATTCTCATCTATTTCATCTTCAAAATCATCGAGAATATATTCCGGATCAGTTTCAAGCTGATTTAACGCATCAATTAATAAGGATGCGTTTTGAAACCTGCTGTACTGATCTTTTTCAATTAGCTTCATGATGATACTTTCTAAGCCTTCAGAAACGGTATCATTAATATCCGATGGTAGTTCAGGTTCTTCCTGTAAATGCTTCAATGCTACAGTGATAGGACTTTCCCCTTCAAAAGGCAATTTCCCTGTAGCCATTTCATACATGGCTATCCCAAGAGAATATAGGTCAGATTTTGCATCCGTATAACCTCCCCTAGCCTGTTCCGGAGAAAAATAATGAACAGAACCTACTAAACTACCAGTATTAGTCAGTGTATTGGTGCTTGATGATAGCGCAATCCCAAAATCTGTCAATTTCGCTCTATGATCATCTGTAATTAAGATGTTTTGTGGTTTAATGTCACGATGAATCACATAGTTTTCATGAGCATGCTGGAGTGCACGCGCTATTTGCTTTGCATAATAAATTATTTCTTCCTGATGAAGCGCTCCTTTTTCTTTAATTACTTTTTTTAATGTTTTTCCTTCGACCATTTCCATAACCATATAATAGATATCATTTACTTCTCCTACATCATAAACATTAACAATATTGGGGTGAGAAAGGCTTGCTACAGCCTGAGATTCGCGTTTAAACTTATTTACTAAATCTTTATCGCTTATCAATTCATCCCTAAGAATTTTTACAGCAACATTTCTATTCAGTAAATGACATTTTGCTTTATATACAATGGCCATTCCTCCGCCACCAAGTTTTTCTATGATCTCATATCTATTACCAAGCATTGTTCCAATCAAAAAGAACACCTGCCTTTCTTACTTGACTTAAATGGTTTAGCAATTAAAACTGTACTATTATCATGTCCGCCTCGATTATTAGCTGTATCAATAAGGAGTTGCGCTGCTTGGGAGGCTGATTTCATTTCTAATAGAATATTTCTTAATTCATCATCAGAAATTAAATTTGTAACACCATCTGTACACAGAACCAAAATATCATGGTCCATTATCTTAAACGGGATAAAGTCAGCTCTTACGTTTTTATCAATTCCCATCGCACGAGTAATAACATGTTTTTGTGGATGGTACAATGCTTCTTGTTTTGATATCTCACCTTTTCGATATAGCTCCGCAACTAAAGAATGATCTTCTGTCATCTGCATTAACTCGTTATTTCTAAGCAAATATGCACGACTGTCACCTATATGACCAATTACCCCACGATTGTTTTTTGTCCACACCATAGTAAGTGTTGTTCCCATCCCGGCACATTCGGGATAATCAACAGCATACTCTAACAGTTTTTGATTAGCTCTATGAAAAGCTTCGTATAAAATTCCTGTTACTACAGAATCATCTGCATCGTTAAATAAAAACTCCACTGCATGAGAACTAGCTACCTGTAAGGCAAGGTTACTAGCCATTTTCCCACAGCTGTGACCACCCATCCCATCTGCAACCATAAAAAGACAATACTCATCTTTATAAATATG
This genomic interval from Tindallia magadiensis contains the following:
- the pknB gene encoding Stk1 family PASTA domain-containing Ser/Thr kinase → MIGTMLGNRYEIIEKLGGGGMAIVYKAKCHLLNRNVAVKILRDELISDKDLVNKFKRESQAVASLSHPNIVNVYDVGEVNDIYYMVMEMVEGKTLKKVIKEKGALHQEEIIYYAKQIARALQHAHENYVIHRDIKPQNILITDDHRAKLTDFGIALSSSTNTLTNTGSLVGSVHYFSPEQARGGYTDAKSDLYSLGIAMYEMATGKLPFEGESPITVALKHLQEEPELPSDINDTVSEGLESIIMKLIEKDQYSRFQNASLLIDALNQLETDPEYILDDFEDEIDENPTHVNGYKEGDELLKMTEQKPFRKKKKTKNSHKTKIVLAAGIITALVAALLFTFGLFYVSNMFRTTEDIDVPDFIGMHLDEAKEKIEELGLQHRIEYRFDREADEDTVLLQNPSAGMSVRENYPIELTVSTGMETVKVPDLMYESKDNAVFKIEEAGFIVGDMEYATSDMPSGTVISQEPRAGTEMTQGEVVKIVISEGPEYEVVIMPDLVGSTIESARESLKELNLSSTVREEYSEEYVEDIVIQQSIVSGREIPEGTSVSLTVSAGVESPQIEDIEVEEEVIPDQEENNVEEPRTRTLPIQFDGGSGTVLVELYRVEENSDNTLIFTKNHNIEEDGNSLEVKVTGLGTQAFEIVIDGSVVRTVEVSF
- a CDS encoding Stp1/IreP family PP2C-type Ser/Thr phosphatase, producing the protein MDIGVLTDIGKVRVENQDAYHIYKDEYCLFMVADGMGGHSCGKMASNLALQVASSHAVEFLFNDADDSVVTGILYEAFHRANQKLLEYAVDYPECAGMGTTLTMVWTKNNRGVIGHIGDSRAYLLRNNELMQMTEDHSLVAELYRKGEISKQEALYHPQKHVITRAMGIDKNVRADFIPFKIMDHDILVLCTDGVTNLISDDELRNILLEMKSASQAAQLLIDTANNRGGHDNSTVLIAKPFKSSKKGRCSF